One region of Armigeres subalbatus isolate Guangzhou_Male chromosome 3, GZ_Asu_2, whole genome shotgun sequence genomic DNA includes:
- the LOC134228126 gene encoding 45 kDa calcium-binding protein: MGLIVKILRNMKIPRWSTLLPVLIYLIFITCILMVAFPAKSSNITTEQKRGNGDAEENGADSNSVIYNVDKNAMQQLTNAFNKADTNKDKHLNLQELAKYINFKIRDHIDDAIRTNPTTFVEIDQKPRDGLVSWDEYQSHSLREKGIAESYMKKSLFDTLDRKVRESIARDKALWMEAARTDPMSLTLDEFLSFRHPESSTVNLLNLVDDILRQFDIDGDDKLTVAEFSDVLPNGVADPSSKKIILSQTEKERKEEFTKIIDKNKDGKADRGELLSYVDPRHPRYAIQEASALFTLADKNGDRKLTLHEIIAKSSIFISSKMINTADSFHDEF, translated from the exons ATGGGTCTCATAGTTAAAATATTACGTAATATGAAAATACCCCGCTGGTCCACCCTCCTCCCGGTATTGATTtatctgatttttattacctgTATATTGATGGTCGCATTTCCTGCCAAATCGAGCAACATAACGACGGAGCAGAAGAGAGGAAATGGAGATGCAGAAGAGAATGGCGCCGATTCAAATTCTGTGATATACAACGTGGACAAGAATGCCATGCAACAACTAACTAACGCTTTCAACAA GGCCGATACCAATAAAGACAAACATTTGAACCTGCAAGAGCTTGCCAAATACATTAACTTTAAAATAAGGGACCACATAGACGATGCCATCCGTACAAATCCAACCACTTTCGTTGAAATCGATCAAAAACCACGCGACGGACTAGTCAGCTGGGACGAGTACCAATCCCATTCACTCCGGGAAAAAGGAATAGCCGAAAGTTATATGAAGAAAAGCCTTTTCGACACCCTGGATCGGAAGGTAAGAGAATCCATCGCCAGGGACAAAGCCCTCTGGATGGAAGCAGCGCGAACCGATCCGATGAGTCTCACACTGGATGAGTTCCTTTCATTCCGGCACCCCGAATCCAGCACGGTTAACCTGCTTAACCTGGTGGACGACATTCTGCGGCAGTTCGATATTGACGGAGACGATAAACTGACCGTTGCCGAATTCTCCGACGTCCTTCCCAATGGGGTGGCAGATCCTAGCAGTAAGAAGATAATCCTTTCGCAAACAGAGAAAGAACGCAAGgaggaattcacaaaaataATCGACAAAAACAAGGACGGCAAGGCTGATCGAGGGGAGCTGCTATCCTATGTGGATCCACGCCACCCCAGATATGCCATCCAAGAAGCGTCGGCGTTGTTCACGCTTGCGGATAAGAACGGTGATCGTAAACTGACGCTTCATGAG ATCATTGCAAAATCATCGATATTTATTTCGTCTAAAATGATCAATACTGCTGACAGTTTCCATGATGAATTTTAA